One window of Halorussus sp. MSC15.2 genomic DNA carries:
- a CDS encoding M20/M25/M40 family metallo-hydrolase, with the protein MDQSHREFLDDLLTTPSPAGFETDVQRVWVEYVSSFADEVRTDEYGNAVAVVDGDDPAVAFTGHADEIGMMVNSVDEDGYVHLSRIGGTDRTVTKGQHVEIHTDDGVVRGVVGQTAIHLRDAEDDEIEDVAEQHVDIGAETETEARELVDVGDPITFDTPVRELQGTRMAARGMDNRVGIWVAAEAARRAAESDTDATVYAVSTVQEELGKQGAKMVGFDLPVDAAVAVDVTHAVDSPDVSDESDQHGEVELGEGPVVARGSSNHPEVVRAVRDAAADADLPVQLQASGRSTGTDADAFYTSQGGIPSLNLGLPNRYMHTPVEVIDTDDLDAAADLLAAFAAESSGRESFAVDI; encoded by the coding sequence ATGGACCAATCACACCGCGAGTTCCTTGACGATTTGCTCACGACACCGAGTCCGGCCGGATTCGAGACCGACGTGCAACGAGTCTGGGTCGAGTACGTCTCGTCGTTCGCCGACGAGGTACGAACCGACGAGTACGGCAACGCCGTGGCCGTCGTAGACGGGGACGACCCCGCGGTCGCGTTCACCGGACACGCCGACGAAATCGGCATGATGGTCAACAGCGTGGACGAGGACGGGTACGTCCACCTCTCGCGAATCGGCGGCACCGACCGCACCGTCACGAAGGGCCAGCACGTCGAGATTCACACCGACGACGGCGTGGTGCGGGGCGTGGTCGGCCAGACCGCCATTCACCTCCGCGACGCCGAGGACGACGAAATCGAAGACGTCGCCGAACAGCACGTGGATATCGGAGCGGAGACCGAGACCGAGGCCCGCGAACTCGTGGACGTTGGCGACCCAATCACCTTCGATACCCCGGTTCGGGAGTTGCAGGGGACTCGGATGGCGGCCCGCGGGATGGACAACCGCGTCGGCATCTGGGTCGCCGCGGAGGCGGCGCGCCGCGCCGCGGAGTCCGACACGGACGCGACGGTGTACGCGGTCAGCACCGTACAGGAGGAACTCGGCAAGCAGGGCGCGAAGATGGTCGGGTTCGACCTCCCGGTGGACGCCGCGGTCGCGGTGGACGTGACTCACGCGGTGGACAGTCCGGACGTGAGCGACGAGTCGGACCAGCACGGCGAGGTCGAACTCGGCGAGGGACCGGTCGTCGCCCGCGGGTCCTCGAACCACCCGGAAGTCGTTCGAGCGGTCCGCGACGCGGCCGCGGACGCCGACCTCCCGGTCCAGTTGCAGGCGTCGGGACGCTCCACCGGCACCGACGCCGACGCCTTCTACACCTCGCAGGGCGGCATCCCGTCGCTGAATCTCGGCCTCCCGAACCGCTACATGCACACGCCGGTCGAAGTCATCGACACCGACGACCTCGACGCCGCGGCCGACCTACTGGCGGCGTTCGCGGCGGAGTCGTCGGGTCGCGAGTCCTTCGCGGTCGATATCTGA
- a CDS encoding methyl-accepting chemotaxis protein — MAVNDTPERFGPSTDTDAGDFWRGAFEQLVEQLPEPAFVVDETGHITRWNAAVVEMTGYPAEEVVGKHAYDVFGTEGEDETLAETVVRTGEVVREETIRSAATADGDRAHARALGVPVTDSAGDVVGAVEVLTRVTELVEQRETIRDLQERMTDEVETAVDELRDSTADVSEDSREVSDLAREQETNLQQVQSEVSSLSATVEEIASSADEVSRQSAEAKASAEESAESAERTLETVDAVAEKSEEVVADAESLEDRVDEIDEVVEVIDDIAEQTNLLALNANIEAARSDGSGDGFAVVANEIKELAEQSKDRVDEIESMVEDVRETTHDTVEKISENDEQLDEAAADIRSVVENQQDIVAAVQQTDTGVSEIAETTEEQAASAEEIASMTDTVVGQAGDVSDAVEGIAAANEEQTAMVRDIAESIESLEASIEDVVE, encoded by the coding sequence ATGGCTGTCAACGACACCCCCGAACGATTCGGACCGAGTACCGACACCGACGCGGGCGACTTCTGGCGAGGCGCGTTCGAGCAACTCGTGGAACAGTTGCCCGAACCCGCGTTCGTCGTGGACGAGACCGGACACATCACGCGGTGGAACGCCGCCGTCGTGGAGATGACGGGGTACCCGGCAGAGGAGGTCGTCGGGAAGCACGCCTACGACGTCTTCGGGACCGAGGGGGAGGACGAGACGCTGGCCGAGACGGTGGTTCGGACCGGGGAGGTCGTCCGCGAGGAGACGATTCGCTCGGCGGCGACCGCCGACGGCGACCGGGCGCACGCCCGGGCGCTCGGCGTGCCAGTTACGGATTCCGCGGGCGACGTCGTGGGCGCGGTGGAGGTGCTCACCCGCGTCACCGAACTCGTCGAACAGCGCGAGACGATTCGGGACCTCCAAGAGCGGATGACCGACGAGGTCGAGACCGCGGTGGACGAACTCCGCGACTCGACCGCCGACGTCTCCGAGGACTCACGGGAGGTCAGCGACCTCGCGCGCGAGCAGGAGACCAACCTCCAGCAGGTGCAGTCGGAGGTGTCCTCGCTGAGCGCGACGGTCGAAGAGATAGCGTCGAGCGCCGACGAGGTGAGCAGGCAGAGCGCCGAGGCGAAGGCGTCCGCCGAGGAGTCGGCCGAGAGCGCGGAGCGGACGCTCGAAACCGTCGACGCAGTCGCCGAGAAGTCCGAGGAGGTCGTCGCCGACGCCGAGAGCCTCGAAGACCGCGTGGACGAAATCGACGAAGTCGTCGAGGTCATCGACGACATCGCCGAGCAGACCAACCTCCTCGCGCTGAACGCGAACATCGAAGCGGCGCGGTCGGACGGGAGCGGCGACGGGTTCGCCGTCGTGGCGAACGAGATAAAGGAACTCGCCGAGCAGTCGAAAGACCGGGTGGACGAAATCGAGTCGATGGTCGAAGACGTGCGCGAGACGACCCACGACACGGTCGAGAAGATATCGGAGAACGACGAGCAACTCGACGAGGCCGCCGCCGACATCAGGTCGGTGGTCGAGAACCAGCAGGACATCGTGGCGGCCGTCCAGCAGACCGACACCGGCGTCAGCGAAATCGCCGAGACCACGGAGGAGCAGGCCGCGAGCGCCGAAGAGATAGCGAGCATGACCGACACGGTGGTTGGGCAGGCCGGGGACGTGTCCGACGCCGTCGAGGGCATCGCGGCCGCCAACGAGGAGCAGACCGCGATGGTCCGGGACATCGCCGAGAGCATCGAGTCGCTCGAAGCGTCCATCGAGGACGTGGTGGAGTAG
- a CDS encoding lactate racemase domain-containing protein, which produces MRVPYGDTAVEVSLPDCDVTVAEPPGGDPVDPRDAAESAMADPHGPPLRERVDADDEVAIVVTDVTRATPDDVLLDLLVADLREAGVERDRIAVVVGLGLHRPMTDDELRTALGEYADLAENHDAEAAEVVAEVEGPDGERVPVELNPTVADADAVVSTGMVEPHQYAGFSGGAKTPVIGAGGESLIRYTHGPAMLAESGVRLGRTEGNPFRETLNRAGDRIGLDFCLNVTHGPAGILGASAGDHRAVVRDLAELCRRNISVPLSERYDAVVAGVGAPKDANLYQTTRAATYIALGDFDPLRSEARRASNASGRIVVPARLQEGAGEGTGERRFYDRLSGAESAEQLYEEMRRGYEPGAQRAFVVARVLREYDVFVTNSESPAVVEDCLMHARESVEDAIEPGSDVLVVPDALDTLLVSK; this is translated from the coding sequence ATGAGAGTTCCCTACGGCGACACCGCCGTCGAGGTGTCGCTGCCAGACTGCGACGTGACGGTCGCCGAACCGCCGGGCGGCGACCCGGTGGACCCCCGAGACGCCGCCGAATCGGCGATGGCCGACCCCCACGGGCCGCCGCTCCGCGAACGCGTGGACGCCGACGATGAGGTGGCCATCGTCGTGACCGACGTGACCCGCGCGACGCCCGACGACGTGCTCCTCGACCTGCTGGTCGCGGACCTCCGGGAGGCGGGCGTCGAGCGTGACCGAATCGCCGTCGTCGTGGGTCTCGGACTCCACCGGCCGATGACCGACGACGAGTTGCGGACGGCGCTCGGGGAGTACGCCGACCTCGCGGAGAATCACGACGCCGAGGCGGCCGAAGTCGTCGCCGAGGTCGAGGGACCGGACGGCGAGCGCGTCCCCGTCGAACTCAATCCGACCGTCGCCGACGCCGACGCGGTGGTCTCGACCGGGATGGTCGAACCCCACCAGTACGCCGGATTCTCCGGCGGCGCGAAGACGCCGGTAATCGGCGCTGGCGGCGAGTCCCTCATCCGATACACCCACGGTCCGGCGATGCTCGCCGAGTCGGGCGTCCGGTTGGGCCGCACCGAGGGCAACCCCTTCCGCGAGACGCTGAACCGGGCGGGCGACCGCATCGGTCTCGACTTCTGTCTGAACGTCACGCACGGCCCGGCGGGGATTCTGGGCGCGAGCGCTGGCGACCACCGCGCCGTGGTTCGCGACCTCGCAGAACTCTGTCGGCGAAACATCTCCGTTCCGCTGTCCGAGCGATACGACGCCGTCGTCGCGGGCGTCGGTGCGCCCAAAGACGCCAACCTCTACCAGACGACGCGGGCCGCGACGTATATCGCGCTCGGCGACTTCGACCCGTTGCGTAGCGAGGCGCGCCGCGCCTCGAACGCGAGCGGCCGCATCGTCGTGCCCGCGCGCCTGCAGGAGGGCGCGGGCGAGGGCACGGGCGAGCGTCGGTTCTACGACCGACTGAGCGGGGCGGAGAGCGCCGAGCAACTGTACGAGGAGATGCGGCGGGGCTACGAACCCGGCGCACAGCGCGCGTTCGTCGTGGCGCGGGTCCTCCGGGAGTACGACGTGTTCGTCACGAACAGCGAGTCGCCCGCGGTCGTGGAGGACTGCCTGATGCACGCCCGCGAGTCGGTCGAAGACGCGATAGAACCGGGCAGCGACGTGCTGGTGGTCCCGGACGCGCTGGACACGCTGCTCGTCTCGAAGTGA